The following nucleotide sequence is from Anaerococcus sp. Marseille-Q7828.
ACTGGCTATGATACTTGTAATTCCCACAAAAAACACAGTAGGAGAAAGCATTGGCAAGGTGATTTTAAATAGCTTTCTGTGCCAAGGAGTATTATCTAAAGCTGCTGCTTCATAGATATCGTCAGGTATAGCTTGCAAGCCTGACAAAAATATTAATGAATAATACCCAACTCCCTTCCAAATACTTACTGCTGCTAGGGAATATATAACTACATCCGGATTAGTGAGAAAACTAACAGGACCTAGGCCAATCTTAGCTAACAAATAATTAAATAAACCATAATCATAGTCCATTAGCCATAGCCAAAGCATAGAGATTGATACTAAGGATATAATATGTGGAGCAAAAATCACACTTTGCATAAAGGAATGAATTTTGGTGTTTTTATTTAAAGCCAAGGCTATAAGTAATCCAAATACAAGAAATCCAACTACAGTTAATACCGTATATAGGAATGTATTTCCCATAGTCTGAGCAAATCTAGGATCCCCCAAAAGAAACTTAAAATTGTTCACACCTACAAAATTCATATCTGCTGATATGAAATTCCAATCGTGAAAGGATAGGAAAATCATATAAAATATTGGTATAAAAGAAAACAGAATGAAAACGACCATAGCAGGGGCAATCATTAAATAAGGGGTGACTTTGCTCTTACTTTGAGATATAGATTTGCTTATCTTTTCTTTGGGCTTGATTGCTATTGACAAGTTCTTCTCCCCTTTCTGGCTCACTTGTTATACCTTCGTCTGTACTTCTACCAATTACATCTTTAATAAGATTTTGATTGATATCAAAATATTTTATATTATCATTTTTTACTTCTATAATAATCTGATCTTTGTGGACAACATTTTTGTCATAAGATTTTATTTGAAAATCTCCCAAATTATTTTTTATATTATAGATAGTTTCTGATCCTAATGCTTCTACATTTGTAACATCTGCCACAAAACAAAGAGAATCTGTATAATGAGGTTTTTCTACTATTTTTACATCTTCTGGCCTAAATCCAATATATTTTATATTGTCGTCATTTGCTTCATAGTATTTATTGGTATTTCCATCAAGTTTGATAATATTCATTGGAGGTGAGCCAATAAATTTAGCTGTAAATACATTGGATGGATGATTGTAAACATCATAAGGCTTAGCATCCTGCATAACTTCGCCATTATTCATTACAATAATTTGTGTACCCATACTCATAGCTTCAACTTGGTCATGAGTCACATAGATAAATGTTGTGCCTAGCTTGTCATGAATTCTCTTAATCTCTGACCTCATCTGTACTCTAAGCTTGGCATCTAAGTTGGATAGTGGCTCATCTAGAATAAAAATATCTGGTTTTTTTACCATTGCGCGAGCTAGGGCTACTCTTTGCCTTTGTCCACCAGAGAGATTGGAAGGGCGTCTATCCATATATTCATCCAAAGATACTATTTGGCTTATTTCTCTAATAAGCCTATCCCTTTCATCCTTTGCGACCTTGTTATTTATAAGTCCAAACTCTATATTCTCACGAACTGTCATTGTTGGGTATAGGGCGTAGTTTTGAAATACCATAGCTACTTTCCTGTCACCAGGTGCTACTTTATTTACTAACCTATCCCCTATATAGATTTTTCCATCGGATATATCTTCAAGTCCTGCTATCATCCTTAATGTTGTAGATTTACCACAACCAGAAGGACCTACAAAAACAGCAAAAGCTCCATCAGGGATGCATAATGAAACATCCTTGACAGAATAATTCTCGTTGCCGTCATATTTTTTATATATGTTTTCTAATTTTACACTTGCCATCTTATATCCTAACTAAAAAGATAAGATTGATTGTGCTTGCTTTTGAAGATTATCATAAATTTGGTCTACATCTGCACCTTGAGTTGTAGTATTAGTTACACCTTCATAAAGCATTTTTTCCATTTCTGGCCAACCTTTTGCAATTGGTCTAGCCTCCGCATATTCAAGTTGATCAAAGGCAACCTTATATTGTGGTATTTCCTCGTGAAGTTTTTTGATTTTATCGCTTTCGATTGAAGAATATCTAGTTGGTAGGTAGCCTGTATATTCTGAAGCAAATACGTTTTGTTCTGTTGCAGTCATAAATTTAAGGAATTCCCAAGTAGCATCTTGTTTTTCTTTATCAAGACCGCTTATCATTACTATGTTGCATCCACCGGTTGGCACTGCGTAATGTTTGTTGCCTGGCACAAATGAAACATCCAAGTCAAAGCCGTTTTCTTTAGCAAGTGGCATAAGTTCAGTTAAGTTAGCTGTTGATGTAAAATAGAAAGCTGAGTTTTGGTTTACAAAGTCTTGCCTGCATGTTTCACCAGCTTGTTCACCTAGAGCTATTTTAATTAGATCTTCGTCTGCTAACTCTTGTAAAAATCTAGCTGGAGCTTTTGTTCCTTCTTGGTCAAAGCCAATTTTTCCATCTTTAGCATAAAATCCATCAGATGAATACACCCAAGCCTCTAAGAACCAAGGGTCTAGTTGATAAGTTAATGCATATTTGCTCTTATCCTTATCTCTTAATTTTTCTGCATATTCCTTAAACTCTTTCCAATCTCTTGGTCCTTCTGGATCAAGTCCAGCTTCTTTAAGCATGCTTATATTTTTATACATAATTGGAGTTGACCTATAAAAAGGCAATCCATAAAGATTATCATCTATATATGCTTCATGCATAAGACCTTCATTAAAGTCATCTATATCTACTTGGTCATCTACAAACGGTGATAGATTTTCAATCATGCCACCTTTTGCCATTGTATACATATTTGCAATCTCTACTTCAAAGATTTCTGGAGCATTATTAGCAGCTTTTGCAGCTTGAGTTTTACTTGCTAACTCATCATATGAACCTTGATACTCTGCATCTACTACGATTTTATCTTGAGATTCGTTAAATTGTTTTACAAGCTCTTCTTTAGATTCACCAATCTTATCCTTCCATGCATACCAATAGGTTAAATGGATCTTGCCATCATCAGTATTAGCTTCTGTCTTTGTATCATCTGCCTTATCTGCTGGAGCCTCAGCTGTTTGACTATCTTTTGTAGTTTCTGTTTGTGCTGTTTGATTTGTTGTGGAAGTTTCAGTATTATTTGATCCACAAGCTGTGATCCCTAATAGCATTGACACTGATAATGCCAAGCCAAAGATTTTTTTTGTATTGAACATATGTCCTCCTAAATGTTTAATGCTATTCCATTTTATTGAGCTTGTATAATAAATAATTAATCTTTCTGTAATACTTAAGTAAAATAATACTAAAATTTTCTTAGTTATGTTTTACATAGCAAATGTTATCCCTAAAATTATTTTTGGAAATTAGCCGATCTATAAATTTAACTAAAGTTTACATAAACTTAATATTGTTTCTTATATAAAGTCAATCATTTAAGAGTTTGCCCACTACATCTGGAAAATCCGTTATAAGACCACTTATTTCCAAATCTAGATACTCACTATAATCATAGTCCGGAATCCCAAACCAAATATTTAGTCCAATATTGTTTTCCGCACACTTTTCTGCAACTTCCTTAGTTACTGTAAAATTTAGTGGGTGGTAGTATTCCATACCCAAATTTTTCACATAGTTCCACGCCTCATATAGCCTTGATGATTCTAGGACTCCACATTTTATATTTTGGTCAAGCTTTTTAAAGTTCACTAATGAGTTGTGGTTAAAGGAAGAAATAATAACCTTCTCGGCCATATCATATTCCTTTATAACTTTATAAACCTTCTCCTCGATGCCTGGATAATCTATAATAGATGTCTTAAGTTCAATATTTGTGATAATGTCATAATCTTTGGCAAAGTCAAAATATTCGCTTAGGGTCAATATCCTTTGAGTCTGGAAATCTGGATAGCCCTTTGATGCATTTAGTTTCTTTAGCTGAGCCAAAGTTTTCTCACCAACCAAACCTGATCCATCAGTAGTCCTTTCCAAGATCTCATCATGGATAATAACTATTTCTCCATCTTTTGATAGATGAACATCAAATTCAATACCATCCGCTCCTGCTTCGATAGCTTTTTTGAAAGCAAGCATAGTATTTTCCGGGTACTTCCCTTTAAATCCTCTATGGGCAAA
It contains:
- a CDS encoding glycerophosphodiester phosphodiesterase, with translation MINFAHRGFKGKYPENTMLAFKKAIEAGADGIEFDVHLSKDGEIVIIHDEILERTTDGSGLVGEKTLAQLKKLNASKGYPDFQTQRILTLSEYFDFAKDYDIITNIELKTSIIDYPGIEEKVYKVIKEYDMAEKVIISSFNHNSLVNFKKLDQNIKCGVLESSRLYEAWNYVKNLGMEYYHPLNFTVTKEVAEKCAENNIGLNIWFGIPDYDYSEYLDLEISGLITDFPDVVGKLLND
- a CDS encoding ABC transporter ATP-binding protein, with amino-acid sequence MASVKLENIYKKYDGNENYSVKDVSLCIPDGAFAVFVGPSGCGKSTTLRMIAGLEDISDGKIYIGDRLVNKVAPGDRKVAMVFQNYALYPTMTVRENIEFGLINNKVAKDERDRLIREISQIVSLDEYMDRRPSNLSGGQRQRVALARAMVKKPDIFILDEPLSNLDAKLRVQMRSEIKRIHDKLGTTFIYVTHDQVEAMSMGTQIIVMNNGEVMQDAKPYDVYNHPSNVFTAKFIGSPPMNIIKLDGNTNKYYEANDDNIKYIGFRPEDVKIVEKPHYTDSLCFVADVTNVEALGSETIYNIKNNLGDFQIKSYDKNVVHKDQIIIEVKNDNIKYFDINQNLIKDVIGRSTDEGITSEPERGEELVNSNQAQRKDKQIYISK
- a CDS encoding sugar ABC transporter permease yields the protein MSIAIKPKEKISKSISQSKSKVTPYLMIAPAMVVFILFSFIPIFYMIFLSFHDWNFISADMNFVGVNNFKFLLGDPRFAQTMGNTFLYTVLTVVGFLVFGLLIALALNKNTKIHSFMQSVIFAPHIISLVSISMLWLWLMDYDYGLFNYLLAKIGLGPVSFLTNPDVVIYSLAAVSIWKGVGYYSLIFLSGLQAIPDDIYEAAALDNTPWHRKLFKITLPMLSPTVFFVGITSIIASFKVFETISIMTQGGPMNASNTIVYYIYETGFKFFNMGLSSAAGVILFVVIAILTLIYFKLMAKKVYYN
- a CDS encoding ABC transporter substrate-binding protein, encoding MFNTKKIFGLALSVSMLLGITACGSNNTETSTTNQTAQTETTKDSQTAEAPADKADDTKTEANTDDGKIHLTYWYAWKDKIGESKEELVKQFNESQDKIVVDAEYQGSYDELASKTQAAKAANNAPEIFEVEIANMYTMAKGGMIENLSPFVDDQVDIDDFNEGLMHEAYIDDNLYGLPFYRSTPIMYKNISMLKEAGLDPEGPRDWKEFKEYAEKLRDKDKSKYALTYQLDPWFLEAWVYSSDGFYAKDGKIGFDQEGTKAPARFLQELADEDLIKIALGEQAGETCRQDFVNQNSAFYFTSTANLTELMPLAKENGFDLDVSFVPGNKHYAVPTGGCNIVMISGLDKEKQDATWEFLKFMTATEQNVFASEYTGYLPTRYSSIESDKIKKLHEEIPQYKVAFDQLEYAEARPIAKGWPEMEKMLYEGVTNTTTQGADVDQIYDNLQKQAQSILSF